DNA from Microbacterium foliorum:
GAGTTCTCCGAGCTGCTCGCCGCGAAACCCGACTTCACCGAGCTGTTCGTCGCGATCGGCCGACTCGGCCGATCGCTGCAGGTGCACCTCCTGCTCTCGACCCAGCGTCTGGAAGAGGGCAAGCTGCGCGGACTCGACTCCCACCTGTCGTACCGCATCGGTCTGAAGACGTTCTCCGGTGCCGACTCGCGCGCGGTCATCGGCGTCCCCGACGCGTTCACACTTCCGGGCGGTGGCGGCCACGGCATCCTGAAATCGGATGCCGAGACCCTCACGCAGTTCCGCGCCGCGTACGTGTCGGCCCCTCCCAAGACCCGCCGGCGCAAGCCGGGCGCGACGGCTGAGGCAGACGGTTCAGGGGCGGAGGTCCGGGCGATCGAGGCCCGGTCGTTCACGGCCGCGCCGGTGCTCGAGCAGGAGAGCTCCGATGACCAGGCTCCCGCCCTCGACGTCGTGCGGGGCGAGGCGCCCGAGCAGCGGGTGACGTTCGACATCGCCGTCGCGCAGATGAAGGGTCGCAGCATGCCCGCCCACCAGGTGTGGCTGCCTCCGCTCGATGTGCCGGCGACGTTCGACGAGATGCTCGGCGATCTGGTCGAAGACCCGCAGCTCGGACTGATCTCGCCGCGCTGGCGACAGGCCGGCCCCCTCACGATTCCGCTGGGCACCGTGGACCGACCGCTCGAGCAGCGTCGCGATCGGCTGACGCTGACGCTCACCGGTGCGGGCGGTCACCTCGCGATCGTCGGCGGCGCGCGCAGCGGCAAGAGCACGCTCGCCCGCAGCGTCCTCACCGGCATCGCGCTGACGCACACTCCGCAGGAGGTGCAGTTCTACGTCATGGACTTCGGCGGGGGAACCTTCGTGCCGTTCGCCAAGATGGCCCACGTCGCCGGCGTCGCCGGTCGCAACCAGCCCGACGTGCTGCGACGCATGTTCCAGGAGGTCGTCGGCATCGTCAACGCCCGCGAGCGCTATTTCACGGCGAACTCGATCGACTCGATCGAGACCTATCGGCGTCTGCGCGCGCAGGGGAAGGCCGACGACGGCTACGGCGACGTGTTCCTCATCATCGACGGATGGCCCACGATCCGGGCCGAGTTCGACGAGATGGAGTTCGAGATCCAGTCGCTCGCGGGGCGGGCGCTCACCTTCGGCGTGCACATCGTGGCGACGACCTCTCGGTGGATGGACTTCCGCACCGCGATCCGCGACACGTTCGGTTCGAAGCTCGAGCTGCGCCTCGGCGACACCAGCGATTCGGAGATCGACCGCAAGGTCGCCGTCAACGTGCCGCTGAGCCGTCCCGGTCGCGGACTCGCTCCGTCGAAGCACCACATGCTCACCGCTCTGCCGCGCGTCGACGGCTCCGGCGATCCCGACACGCTCAGCGAGGGCGTCGAACACCTGATCGAGCGCGTGAACACGGCGTGGAAGGGTCCCCGCGGCCCCAAGCTGCGTCTGCTGCCCGAGATGCTCGAGCTCTCGGCACTGCAGCAGCTGGCTGCCGGCACCCCGCTGCAGAACCAGGTGCTGCTGGGCGTCGATGAGGCGGCGCTCGCCCCCTCCGCGTTCGATGTGCGGCGCAACCCGCACCTGTACCTGTTCGGCGACAGCCAGTCGGGCAAGTCGAGCTTCCTGCGCACGTTCGCGCACGAGGTGATGCGCACGACGACTCCTCAGTCGGCGCAGATCTTCGTCGTCGACTACCGGCGCGCCCTGCTGTCCGAGATCCCCGAGGAATACCTCGCCGGGTACTACACGACCGCGCAGCAGGCGTCGGAAGAGCTGGGAGGGCTCGCCGAGTACCTGCGAGGCCGCATGCCTGGGCCGGACATCACGCCCCAGCAGCTGCGAGACCGCTCGTGGTGGACGGGTGCAGAGGTCTACGTGCTCGTCGACGACTACGACCTCGTCAACACGCAATCGGGCAACCCGATCGCGGCGCTGCAGCCGCTCCTCGCCCAGGCGACGGACGTCGGGCTGCATCTGATCATCGCCCGCCGTTCCGGTGGCGCGTCGCGGGCGACGTTCGAGCCGGTCATGCAGACGCTGCGCGACCTCGCGGCTCCCGGCATCCTGCTCTCGGGCAGCCCCGACGAGGGGCCGCTGATCGGCAACGTGAAGGCCACGCCCGCCGTGCCGGGGCGTGCCAGGGTGATCACTCGCGAACGCGGACTCCAGACCATGCAGCTCGCCTTCGCCCCGTCGTCGCACCCGTAGGAGCGGCGTCGCAGAGGTGTCGCAGAGCAGGGTGGGCAGAGCTACCCATGGGCATACGCGCACGAGCGCCGTATGGTGTTACTTGTCACCGAAACATCGGTGACACGGCCCTCCGGGGCTGACTCAGACAGGGCGGTTTCGCCCATACGACCAGGAGGTGACCGTGAGCGGAGAGATCTCTGCAGCGGATGGAGCCCTGCAGCGGGGCGCCGGTATCGTCAGCAGCTCGAAGCAGGACATCATCGGCGAACTGAACTCGATTCAGTCTCAGCTGTCAAGCATCGGATCGTCGTGGCAGGGCGCGGGGGCCGCGGCGTTCACACAGACGTTCCAGGCGTGGCAGGAGAAGTCCCGCCGCATCACGAACGCTCTGGACGAGTTCGAGCAGAACCTGCGCGACTCGCAGTCGGCCTACACGCAGACCGACGACACGTCTGCGCAGTCGCAGAACAAGTTCATGGGCCGTCTCGGCTGAGACCGGAGGGAAAAAGATCATGAGTGGTAACGGATACAAGATGCAGTTCGGCGCCGTCGACACGGCGGGTGCCGATCTCGTTCGCGGCGCGAACAACATCGACAACAAGCTCTCTCAGATGGAAGACGCGCTCAAGCCGCTTCAGGCGGACTGGACCGGTTCGGCATCCGAGGCGTACATCCAGGCGAAGGCCAAGTGGAACGCGGCCCTGACCGAGATGAAGGCGCTTCTGAACGACATCGGGCGTCAGGTCTCGCAGGACTCGCAGGACGGTCAGGCGAACGAGAACAGGAACATGAACCGCTGGTGATCACGCGGTGAGAGTTCGAGCCGGCTGTCGCCCCTTCGGGGGTGACAGCCGGCTCTCTCTGTGTCCGGGTGTCTGCGTGGGTACCGCGCGGTGCGACCGCGAGAGCGGCTCAGCGGGTGGCGTCGGCCAGGTGGCGAGCGTTGTGGCTCAGCACCTTGACGATGATGCCGTGGCTGCGCAGCTCCTTGGCGGTGCGCGCGCCCTCTTCGGCGTCACGCCCGAGGGCGTTGATGTTCGCCACGACGAGGACGTCGCCGGGCTTCAACGTCGCGATCAGGCGCGAGAGCCGGTCGCTCCAGGACTCGAGGATGTCGGGGGCCGGATGACGGAATCCCTCGATCGGCACCCCGAACCGGGTGAGGTCCTCACGCTGCTCGACGACCGAGGGCATGCCCTCTCGCGAGACGACGAGCCCGACCAGGCGCGATCCGTCCGGGCGCGCGACCCAGAAATCGCGGTTCTGCTGCAGCTCGGTGAAGCACTTCGGGCACTCCGCGGCCGCGTGCGGCAGGTGCAGCGGACTCGTCAGGGCCTCGTCGACGGATGCCGTCGCCTTCATCGGATCGATCGTCTCGCTCATCGCGCACCTCCGGGGTCCATTCTGCCCTGTCGGAGCCGCCCGTGGCGACCGTTCAGAGCATCCCGAGGGCGCGGACGGCCTCGCGTTCCTCGGTCAGCTCGGCGACGGATGCGTCGATGCGCGATCGCGCCCACTCGCTGACCTCGAGGCCCTCGACGATCCGCCATTCTCCGTCGACCGCCCGCACCGGGAACGACGAGATCAGGCCCTCGGGCACGCCATACTCGCCGTGGGAGACCACGCCCGCCGACGTCCAGTCGTCGGTGCCGTGCACCCAGTCGCGCACGTGCTCGATCGTCGCGTTCGCGGCCGACGCCACCGAAGACGATCCGCGCACCGCGATGATCTCGGCCCCGCGCTTCGCTACGCGGGGGATGAAGGTCTCGTCGAGCCAGACCGAGACGTCGCCGACGATGGTCTCGAGCGCCTCCGTCACCGGCCGTCCGGCGACCGTCGCGTGCGACACGTCGGGGAACTGCGTCGCGGAGTGATTGCCCCAGATCGGGACCCGGCGCACGGTGTCGACGGGCACCGCGAGTGTCTGCGCCAGCTGCGCCCTCGCGCGGTTCTCGTCGAGCCTGGTCAGCGCGCTGAAGCGTTCGGCGGGAACGCCGTCGGCCGAGGCCGCGGCGATGAGCGCGTTCGTGTTGGCCGGGTTCCCCACGACCGTGACACGCACACCGTCGGCCGCGTGCGCGGCGATCGCGGCACCCTGCGGGCCGAAGATGCCCGCGTTCGCGGCGAGGAGGTCACCGCGCTCCATGCCGGGGCCGCGAGGACGAGCGCCCACCAGCAGCGCCAGGTCGGCGCCGTCGAATCCCACGGCGGGGTCGTCGGTCACCTCGACCTGCTCGAGGAGGCCGAAGGCGCCGTCCTGCAGCTCGAGCGCCGCCCCCTCGGCCGCACCCAGCCCCTGAGGGATCTCCAGCAGTCGCAGCCGCACCTTCTCCTCCGGCCCGAGGAGGTCACCGGCGGCGATGCGGAACAGCAGCGCGTATCCGATCTGTCCGCCGGCACCGGTCAGTGTGATCGTGGTCGTCATGATCCGAGCCTACGTCCGTGCGGCGCGGTCCGGGAGGGGCGGTCCGGGAGGGGCGGTCCGGGAGGGGCGTCGTGCGGAGTACCCTCATGGCATGACCTTCAACCCAGACGCCGACGTCTCCGGCAACACCGCTCGCCGACGGGGCCGCGGAGCCGTCGTCGCCGGGGCGGGCGGGGTCGGACTGCTCGGCATCATCGCCCTCATCGCCGGGCCCCTTCTGGGCATCGATCTGACCGGCCTGCTCGGCGGCGGGGGCGCCACCGGCGGCGGCTCCGAGCCCGAGGGCGGCAGCGTGATCGAGAACTGCCTCACCGGGGAAGACGCGAACGAGGACGTCGACTGCCGGGTGGCGAGCGCACAGCTCGCGCTCGACGGGTTCTGGGAGGACCGCATCGACCAGTACCGGGCGCCGCAGCTGATCATCGTCGACGGAGCGACCTCGACCGCCTGCGGCACCGCCTCGAACGCGGTCGGGCCGTTCTACTGCCCGCCCGAGGAGACGGTCTACGTCGACCCGACGTTCTTCGATCTCATGCAGCAGCAGTTCGGAGCATCCGCGGGCGAGCTCGCGCAGCTCTACATCGTGGGCCATGAGTGGGGCCACCACATCCAGTACATCACCGGTGTGATGGACCGGTACCCGAACAACGGCACGGGCCCGGACAGCAACGGCGCGCGCATCGAACTGCAGGCCGACTGCTACGCGGGAGCGTGGATCGGGCGGATGACCGAGGAGGAGGACAAGAACGGCGTCCCCTACCTGCAGGCGCCGACCGAGGCCGAGATCACGGACGCCCTGAACGCGGCGAACACGGTCGGTGACGACAACATCCAGCAGCAGTCGTCCGGGTCGGTGAACCCCGAGAGCTTCACGCACGGCACCAGCGCGCAGAGGCAGGGGTGGTTCGCCAGCGGGTACAGGTACGGACTCGACATGTGCGCCGATCCGCTGACCGTGTCCGGCGCAGAGCTCTAGGGTGACGACGATGGACCTGGACGCGCTGTATCCGCCGATCGAGCCGTACGAGACCGGCGAGCTGCTGGTCGGCGACGGTCATCGGCTGTACTGGGAGGTCAGCGGCAACCCCGAGGGCAAGCCCGTGGTGTTCCTGCACGGTGGACCCGGCAGCGGCACCTCGCCCTGGCAGCGGCGGTTCTTCGACCCCGCCGCGTATCGGATCGTGCTGTTCGACCAGCGCGGCTGCGGACGCAGCACTCCGCATGCGAGCGCGCCGGATGCCGATCTGCGCTTCATCACCACCGCGCATCTGATCGCCGACATCGAGCTGCTGCGCCGGAACCTCGGGGTCGAGCAGTGGCAGGTGTTCGGCGGGTCGTGGGGGAGCGCGCTCGCGCTCGCCTATGCGCAGGCGCATCCGGAGGCTGTCAGCGAACTCGTCCTGCGCGGCATCTTCACGTTGCGTCGCGAGGAGCTCGAGTGGTTCTACGAGGGTGGCGCGGCGGCGCTGTTCCCCGATCTGTGGGAGGAGTACCTCGCCCCCATCCCGGTGTTGGAGCGCTCGCACCTGATCCGGGCGTACCACCGGCGGCTCTTCGATCCCGATCCCGCCGTGCACGAGCCCGCCGCCCTCGCGTGGTCGCGGTGGGAGGCGTCGACGGTCACGCTGCGCCCGGATGCCGCGCAGATCGCGGCGATGTCGGACCCGCGTACCGCGACCGCGTTCGCCCGCATCGAGAACCACTTCTTCGTGAATCGCGGCTGGTGGACCGAGGGGCAGCTGATCGCCGGCGTCGACGGCATCCGGCACATCCCCGCCGTCATCGTGCAGGGGCGCCATGACGTCTGCACGCCGATGATGACCGCATGGGATCTGCACACGGCCTGGCCCGAGGCGGACTTCGTGGTCGTCGACGACGCCGGTCACTCGGCCGCCGAGCCGGGCATCCAGCGCGCGCTGCGTGCAGCCACCGACCGGTTCGCGGGCTGACACGACGTCGCCCGCTGAACCCGATCGTCAGGCGCGCAGCGCCGCCGTCAGCGTCTTCAGGAGTCCGAGGACGCCGCCGTCGGCGCGGAAGCGCGTCAGCCCTTCGCTGACCGTCGCCCCGGAGCGCGACGACACGAACCACGGGGGCTTCGGCAGGATCGTGAGGTGTCCGCCGCCGTTGGCGATCGGCAGCGAGCGGGGGAACGGCCGGAACGGTCCGCGGACGACCGACCGCTCGACATCGTCGAGCAGCAGCGCATTGTGCACGACGCCGATCCCGCTGCCGACGTCGTCGATCGTGCTTCCGGGGAACGCACCCCAGGTGAGGGTCGGCGTGATGAAGCCGAAGGCCGTCCAGCCGTTGATGGCGATGGAGCCGTAGTGCAGCGCTGCCACGGATCGGTCGAATCCTGCGCCGAGCTTCTTCTCGGTGGCCGGGTCGATCAGCAGGTTCGCACCGAGCGTGCCCTGCAGCTGCTCGTTCGCGTAGGCCACGGCGGTGTCGAGGAACTCCTGCCCGGTGCCGGGCACCGAGACGACGCCGAGCACGGGTGCGAAGTACTCGGTGCCCTGCAGCGCCGTCGCGTCGTCGTCCTCCGCGATCTCGACCAGCAGCCGGTCGCCGAGGACGAGAGCGTCAGGGTAGGAGTCGGCCGCGAGGTCCATCCGCGACGCCGCTCCCGGGTACCAGGTCGGTCGCTCGGGGGCGTTCGCGTAGGCCCGTCGGAGTGCCGCACGGAAGTCGTCGGCCTGAGCCCAGTCGGACGACAGGATCACCACCTGGCCGGCGATGCAGTTGTGGCCGCTGTTCTGCAGGCGCATGGTGGCGACGTGCTCCGCCTGATAGGCGAGGTCGGCGTCCGTCCACTCGCCCGGCACGATGATGATCGGCGAGACGCCGCCGAGCTCCGCCGTGATGGGCTTCTGCAGTCGGGGGGTGTGCGCGCGGCGGCGCTCGGCTGCGTCCGTGCCGGTTCCCCAGACGATCGCGTCGAAGGTCGCCGCCGAACCCGTGATGTGCACGTGCGCCGGATCGGGATGCTCGGTCAGGTAGGCGCCGACGGACGGGCCGCCCCGCACGATGCGCAGCAGTCCGAGGCCGATCAGCGGGGCGAGCGCGCGCTTGTAGATCGGCACGAGAGCGTCTTGCGTCGGGTTGACCTTCAGCAGGGCGACGCGGTTGTGGGCGAGCAGCTCGTACAGCACGTCCAGCACGGGGATCGAGGTGATGTTGCCCGCGCCGAGCACGAGGGCGACGCCCGCCGATTCCGACGGCGTGCGCTGCGCGAGCCCGGCTGCGGCCCTGGCGCGGTTCGGGGTGGTGCCGGGCTTCAGCCACACCTCGCCGGTGTAGCCCGAGAGCAGCAGACGGTCGATGCCGGTCAGCGGGAATGCGTGCACGCGGGTGCGGCCGCCGGGCGCACGGTCGACGCGCACGCCGTCGAGCGGGTTCGTTCCCCGTGCGAGGCGGGAGAGCGTCTCGATGTAGGCGTCGAGGGCACCCAGAACGCTGTACGGCCCACTGAGCCACTCCTCGCCGCGCAGCGGATGGCGTGCGTCGAGACCCTTCGAGGCGGCGGCGGTGCGGGCCCAGTCCTCGGCGGCGGCAGCCACGCCGGTGCGCACGCCGTGCAGCAGGGTGACGCGCTGCGCCAGTGTCAGCGCCGCCCAGGTGCGGCCGCCCACCTGCAGCTCGCCGATCGCCTCGTCGAGGCGGGCCCGATCTCCGTCGCCCAGATCCGAGGTCATCGATCCGGTGGGTGTGGTCGCGGAAGTCATCGGCGTCTCCTTCTGGCGGGATCCCAGCTTAGGCCGCCCGCGAGCCTCACGCGGCGATGCCTCACGCCTCGATGTCAGAGCGGCGCAGCCGGTATCGGCGCAGCGTCAGCAGGCTCGCGAGCATGAGCACCGCGGGCAGGATGCTGAAGCTGAGCACGATGCCCGTGAGGGCCTCGTCCGGCTGCTGCGCGGTCGTGCCGGCGACGGTCGAGATGTACCCGGTGGCCGCGAGCGTGAGCGAGACGGCCGTGGCGCCGAGGGCGAAGCCGATGGTCTCGCCCGCGGTCCACACCCCCGTGAAGGTGCCGGCGTGTCCCGCACCGCTGCGCTGCTCGTCGTGCGAGATCACATCCGGCAGCATCGCCATCGGCAGGGACTGGAGTCCGGCGTACGCGATGCCCGCCATCGCTATCGAGCCGTACATCCAGCCGCCGGGAAGCCAGGCGGCGATCACGAGCGTGGCGGCGGCCACCGTGAACAGGCCGCTCGCGACGGCGAACGCCCGCTCCTTGCCGATCCGTCGCGCGATCGCGGTCCACACGGGGGTCGCGACGAGGGCGGGCCCGACCAGCGACAGGAACACGAGGGTGACGGCAGCCTCGCTGCGCAGCACCCAGGTGGCGACGTACTGTGCGGCGGCGAGCATCGTGCCGGTCGCGAGAGCCTGCAGGAGGAAGGTGCCCAGAAGTGCGCGGAAGGGCTGACTGCGCCGCAGCGTCTGCAGACCGGCGGTGTACGGGGCTCGGAACCCGGTGGCGGCGAGGTCCTCGCGCGGTGCCGCTGCGCCGGCGACGGGGGCGGCATCCGCGGTGCGGGAGGCGATGAGCATCCCGATCCCGATCGCGACGCCTGCGACGACGCCCATCAGCAGGTATCCGGCGACCGGGTCCGACCCGGCGCGGCGCAGCTCGGGTCCGCCGGCGCCGAAGAGCAGGATCGCGGCGGTGAGCACGACCACCCGCCATCCCAGCAGACGGGTGCGCTCGTCGTAGCCGCGGGTGAGTTCGGCGGGCAGCGCCACGTAGGGCACCTGGAACAGGCTGAACGAGGTGGCGGTGGCGAGAAAGGCCAGGAGCACGCAGATCGCCCCGGCGGTCGGCCCCCACGACGGCGGCACCGCGAAGGTCAGCGCGAAGAAGAGAGGAAGCGTGAGCGCCCCCACGACCATGAGGCCGCGACGTGAACCGGTGCGCGCGTACTGGCGGTCCGACGCGGCGCCGATGAGCGGATCGATCACGACGTCCCAGACCTTCGCCGCCGTCACGATGACGCCGGCCACGAGGGCCGCGACACCGAGATTGTCGGTGAGGAAGTAGGTGAGCACCAACCCGGGAAGGGTCGCATAGCCACCGGTGCCGAGCGACCCCACCGCGTACAGCGCGATCGTGCGCGGGGAGAGGTGGGCGGGGGCGTGTTCCGGCCGAGCCACGGAGCTCATCGCGCCAGTGTAGCGGCGGGAGACTCCCCGCCGGAGGGGAATCTCGGTCAGATGAGGGAGAGCTCGGTCAGATGAGGGAGAGCTCGCGCAGCTTCGCCTCGACGTCGGCGTTCGACGGCTCGACGTGGTGCGAGGAGTCCGGGTAGACCACCACGGGGATGTTGGTGCGCCCCGAGATCTCCTTGGCGACATCTGCGGCCGACGGCTCCGCGACGAGGTCGACGTAGGTGTACTCGATGCCGAGCGAGTCGAGCTGCTTCTTGGTGCGGATGCAGTCGCGGCACCAGTCGGCGCCGAAGAGGGTGATGGTGGATTCTGCGGAGGTCATGTCCTCCAGCGTACGTCCGCGCGGCTGAGCGGGCGCCGATACGGGCCCCGGTCACCGCGATCACAGGACGGCCATTGCAAACTAAGGGTACCCTTACCTATGCTGGATCCATGACCACCGCCTGTGAGCACCTCGAGGATCCGGACTGGGAGACCATCGAAGGGGTGGTGCTCATCGCGGGCGACTCGTCGGATGCCGCCGCCATCGCCGCCGTCACCGCGCGGCTGCCGTGGGATGCGGAGGGCGTGGTGCTGATCGAGGCGGCGGCACGTGTGCAGTTCCGCCACATCGATGTGCCCGAAGGGGTCTCGGTGCGCTGGCTCCTCCGAGGCGACGGTGCACGGCAGCATGCCAAGGGCGAACGACTGGCCAACGCCGTGCACTCATGGTGCGTCGAATGGACATGCGCGGAGCCGCCGCTGCAGTGGACGGTCTGGCTCGGTGCGCACACGCCGGCCCACGTCGCACGGATGGCGCGGAGCCTGCTCGGCGTCGCGAACTGACGGCGACGCCGTCGCGTCCCCACCCGCATCGTCGGGGGAGCGGGCGCGACAGCGCCGGATCCGTGTGTCAGCGCGTCGCGAGCACGGGCGTGCCACCGACCGTGGCGCCCGCCGAGATCGCATCGAGCGCGCGCCGCAACGACGAGCTCGACGTGTGCGCGGTGTACGGGAAGTAGACGACCTCGACACCCACCTCGGCGAAGTCGCGCTCGAGGCGCAGGCCCTTCTCGGTGCCGCGCCAGTCGTCTCCCTTGAAGAAGTGCGTGAACCCCACGTCGTGCCAGGAGTCCATCTTCGACGGAGTCGTCTCGACGTACACGTCGTCGACGAACGAGATGTGGCGCACGATCTCCGCGCGCTCGGCCGTCGGGATGACGGGCTCGATGCCCTTCACCTGCCGCAGCATCTCATCGCTGACGACACCGGCGACGAGGACGTCGCAGTGCTGCTTCGCGTGACGAAGAAGGTTGAGATGCCCGACGTGAAACAGGTCGAAAGCACCCACGGCATAGCCGATGCGCGTCCCCATGATCTCCCCAGATCAGTAATTCCCCAGAAGCGGATCCCCATCCGCCAGCGACTCCCACAGCCGCACCGGAGCGAGTGTAGCAGGTCTCGGTTTCGCCCCGCACAGGAACCCGTGGAACGATGGACCCCGCAACGCGGGCCCCTCGGTCTGCACAGGGGGAAGGGAAAGGCTCGTGGCGACACCGGTCACGGTCATCGTGCCGACCTACAACGAGCGCGACAACGTCGCCGAGCTCGTCGCGCGCACCGCGACCGCGCTCGCCGCGTACGACGCGGAGATCCTGTTCGTCGACGACAGCGGCGACGACACCGCGTCCGAGATCGCCAGGGTCGCGGCCGACGCCCCGCTGCCCGTGCGCGTCATCCACCGTGAGCACAACACCGGCGGCCTCGGCGGGGCCGTGCTGGTCGGGCTCGAGGCCGCCGCCGCCGACCTCTGCATCGTCATGGACGGCGACCTGCAGCATCCGCCCGAGCTCCTCTCCGTGCTCCTGGAACGTCA
Protein-coding regions in this window:
- a CDS encoding WXG100 family type VII secretion target, which codes for MSGEISAADGALQRGAGIVSSSKQDIIGELNSIQSQLSSIGSSWQGAGAAAFTQTFQAWQEKSRRITNALDEFEQNLRDSQSAYTQTDDTSAQSQNKFMGRLG
- a CDS encoding aldehyde dehydrogenase family protein, whose protein sequence is MTSATTPTGSMTSDLGDGDRARLDEAIGELQVGGRTWAALTLAQRVTLLHGVRTGVAAAAEDWARTAAASKGLDARHPLRGEEWLSGPYSVLGALDAYIETLSRLARGTNPLDGVRVDRAPGGRTRVHAFPLTGIDRLLLSGYTGEVWLKPGTTPNRARAAAGLAQRTPSESAGVALVLGAGNITSIPVLDVLYELLAHNRVALLKVNPTQDALVPIYKRALAPLIGLGLLRIVRGGPSVGAYLTEHPDPAHVHITGSAATFDAIVWGTGTDAAERRRAHTPRLQKPITAELGGVSPIIIVPGEWTDADLAYQAEHVATMRLQNSGHNCIAGQVVILSSDWAQADDFRAALRRAYANAPERPTWYPGAASRMDLAADSYPDALVLGDRLLVEIAEDDDATALQGTEYFAPVLGVVSVPGTGQEFLDTAVAYANEQLQGTLGANLLIDPATEKKLGAGFDRSVAALHYGSIAINGWTAFGFITPTLTWGAFPGSTIDDVGSGIGVVHNALLLDDVERSVVRGPFRPFPRSLPIANGGGHLTILPKPPWFVSSRSGATVSEGLTRFRADGGVLGLLKTLTAALRA
- the ypfJ gene encoding KPN_02809 family neutral zinc metallopeptidase, whose translation is MTFNPDADVSGNTARRRGRGAVVAGAGGVGLLGIIALIAGPLLGIDLTGLLGGGGATGGGSEPEGGSVIENCLTGEDANEDVDCRVASAQLALDGFWEDRIDQYRAPQLIIVDGATSTACGTASNAVGPFYCPPEETVYVDPTFFDLMQQQFGASAGELAQLYIVGHEWGHHIQYITGVMDRYPNNGTGPDSNGARIELQADCYAGAWIGRMTEEEDKNGVPYLQAPTEAEITDALNAANTVGDDNIQQQSSGSVNPESFTHGTSAQRQGWFASGYRYGLDMCADPLTVSGAEL
- a CDS encoding WXG100 family type VII secretion target, with protein sequence MSGNGYKMQFGAVDTAGADLVRGANNIDNKLSQMEDALKPLQADWTGSASEAYIQAKAKWNAALTEMKALLNDIGRQVSQDSQDGQANENRNMNRW
- a CDS encoding type VII secretion protein EccC, with the translated sequence MSITSNRRAPKPPAGGQLTLQQAPELPKPEGASNTLMMALPMVGSLGSVAVLSLTQGGDATRTYIMGGLFLFMALSMVGGQMWRQKSQHSTNVENTRREYLAYLSETRDAVREVASRQRRYEEWMLPAPDSLPFVAEEGSRVWERPAGDPQFLVTRVGTATQPLAMTLDEAPIPPLAQLDPVSASAAHRFVLTHDQVPDLPLGLNISTCARIEVVGDIVRGRGLARAMVSHLTTFTAPEDLQVAVIASAADLPYWEWAKWLPHAQSDSRKDAVGGARRIGSSWAEVEPLIADIRSRGPVSGRGGGAMPHIVVILDGVELPQGNLLDEEGGVDGVTVIDIAREWAELTDPLTVRLILDGADGEKLTVARRSMGMVPASPDFLGISSAEAVARRLTGLGESAQDEEAGGARTISAELTDLLNLPDVRDFDPDVAWKPRSARDRLRVPIGLTSTGQPMILDIKESAQQGMGPHGMLIGATGSGKSEVLRTLVLSLAMTHSSEALNFVLIDFKGGATFAGMADMPHVSAVITNLGDDLTLVDRMQDAIQGEMTRRQELLRDAGNFANVTDYEAARRGGRTDLKPLPALLIVADEFSELLAAKPDFTELFVAIGRLGRSLQVHLLLSTQRLEEGKLRGLDSHLSYRIGLKTFSGADSRAVIGVPDAFTLPGGGGHGILKSDAETLTQFRAAYVSAPPKTRRRKPGATAEADGSGAEVRAIEARSFTAAPVLEQESSDDQAPALDVVRGEAPEQRVTFDIAVAQMKGRSMPAHQVWLPPLDVPATFDEMLGDLVEDPQLGLISPRWRQAGPLTIPLGTVDRPLEQRRDRLTLTLTGAGGHLAIVGGARSGKSTLARSVLTGIALTHTPQEVQFYVMDFGGGTFVPFAKMAHVAGVAGRNQPDVLRRMFQEVVGIVNARERYFTANSIDSIETYRRLRAQGKADDGYGDVFLIIDGWPTIRAEFDEMEFEIQSLAGRALTFGVHIVATTSRWMDFRTAIRDTFGSKLELRLGDTSDSEIDRKVAVNVPLSRPGRGLAPSKHHMLTALPRVDGSGDPDTLSEGVEHLIERVNTAWKGPRGPKLRLLPEMLELSALQQLAAGTPLQNQVLLGVDEAALAPSAFDVRRNPHLYLFGDSQSGKSSFLRTFAHEVMRTTTPQSAQIFVVDYRRALLSEIPEEYLAGYYTTAQQASEELGGLAEYLRGRMPGPDITPQQLRDRSWWTGAEVYVLVDDYDLVNTQSGNPIAALQPLLAQATDVGLHLIIARRSGGASRATFEPVMQTLRDLAAPGILLSGSPDEGPLIGNVKATPAVPGRARVITRERGLQTMQLAFAPSSHP
- a CDS encoding MFS transporter translates to MSSVARPEHAPAHLSPRTIALYAVGSLGTGGYATLPGLVLTYFLTDNLGVAALVAGVIVTAAKVWDVVIDPLIGAASDRQYARTGSRRGLMVVGALTLPLFFALTFAVPPSWGPTAGAICVLLAFLATATSFSLFQVPYVALPAELTRGYDERTRLLGWRVVVLTAAILLFGAGGPELRRAGSDPVAGYLLMGVVAGVAIGIGMLIASRTADAAPVAGAAAPREDLAATGFRAPYTAGLQTLRRSQPFRALLGTFLLQALATGTMLAAAQYVATWVLRSEAAVTLVFLSLVGPALVATPVWTAIARRIGKERAFAVASGLFTVAAATLVIAAWLPGGWMYGSIAMAGIAYAGLQSLPMAMLPDVISHDEQRSGAGHAGTFTGVWTAGETIGFALGATAVSLTLAATGYISTVAGTTAQQPDEALTGIVLSFSILPAVLMLASLLTLRRYRLRRSDIEA
- a CDS encoding recombinase family protein, translating into MSETIDPMKATASVDEALTSPLHLPHAAAECPKCFTELQQNRDFWVARPDGSRLVGLVVSREGMPSVVEQREDLTRFGVPIEGFRHPAPDILESWSDRLSRLIATLKPGDVLVVANINALGRDAEEGARTAKELRSHGIIVKVLSHNARHLADATR
- the pip gene encoding prolyl aminopeptidase, coding for MDLDALYPPIEPYETGELLVGDGHRLYWEVSGNPEGKPVVFLHGGPGSGTSPWQRRFFDPAAYRIVLFDQRGCGRSTPHASAPDADLRFITTAHLIADIELLRRNLGVEQWQVFGGSWGSALALAYAQAHPEAVSELVLRGIFTLRREELEWFYEGGAAALFPDLWEEYLAPIPVLERSHLIRAYHRRLFDPDPAVHEPAALAWSRWEASTVTLRPDAAQIAAMSDPRTATAFARIENHFFVNRGWWTEGQLIAGVDGIRHIPAVIVQGRHDVCTPMMTAWDLHTAWPEADFVVVDDAGHSAAEPGIQRALRAATDRFAG
- a CDS encoding malate dehydrogenase, whose product is MTTTITLTGAGGQIGYALLFRIAAGDLLGPEEKVRLRLLEIPQGLGAAEGAALELQDGAFGLLEQVEVTDDPAVGFDGADLALLVGARPRGPGMERGDLLAANAGIFGPQGAAIAAHAADGVRVTVVGNPANTNALIAAASADGVPAERFSALTRLDENRARAQLAQTLAVPVDTVRRVPIWGNHSATQFPDVSHATVAGRPVTEALETIVGDVSVWLDETFIPRVAKRGAEIIAVRGSSSVASAANATIEHVRDWVHGTDDWTSAGVVSHGEYGVPEGLISSFPVRAVDGEWRIVEGLEVSEWARSRIDASVAELTEEREAVRALGML